A genomic region of Vitreoscilla filiformis contains the following coding sequences:
- a CDS encoding protein-disulfide reductase DsbD N-terminal domain-containing protein codes for MPPWLLWMFMALWPGLSAWAEDADALHPSQAFRPTIQALDAKTVEVRFHIAPGHYLDRDRVVFSTRPPSATLGAAVLPPAVRKPAPHGGWMNALTDRAIFLLPVHADPTTPTLRLHITYQGCAEAGLCHPPQERILTIALPDAAASSLWLGRRWHLDGFGWPEVAGGLLAVLCLGGGGWGWLRKQRRPQRD; via the coding sequence ATGCCACCTTGGTTGTTGTGGATGTTCATGGCGTTGTGGCCGGGGCTCTCCGCATGGGCGGAGGACGCCGATGCGCTTCACCCCTCCCAGGCGTTTCGGCCCACCATTCAGGCACTGGACGCGAAAACGGTCGAAGTGCGCTTCCACATCGCGCCGGGCCATTATTTGGACAGGGATCGGGTGGTGTTCAGCACCCGTCCCCCATCGGCAACCTTGGGGGCGGCGGTGCTTCCGCCGGCTGTCCGCAAGCCAGCGCCCCACGGCGGTTGGATGAATGCTTTGACCGATCGAGCGATTTTTCTCTTGCCAGTTCATGCCGACCCCACCACGCCAACGCTGCGGCTGCACATCACCTACCAAGGTTGTGCAGAAGCGGGCCTGTGCCATCCCCCTCAAGAGCGCATTTTGACCATCGCCTTGCCCGACGCTGCGGCCTCCAGCCTCTGGCTGGGAAGACGCTGGCACTTAGACGGCTTCGGATGGCCCGAGGTGGCAGGGGGCTTGCTGGCCGTTCTGTGCCTCGGGGGCGGTGGCTGGGGGTGGCTTCGCAAGCAGCGCCGTCCCCAGCGGGATTGA